The proteins below come from a single Benincasa hispida cultivar B227 chromosome 4, ASM972705v1, whole genome shotgun sequence genomic window:
- the LOC120076277 gene encoding secreted RxLR effector protein 161-like: MKDLGSGKKILGITIDRDRDVGTMRLSQEAYCHKMLKIFRMNESKSVTTPLVSHFKLSLEHAPQTDDERDQMQVVPYANVVGNLMYLMVCTISDLAHCLSVVSRYMADPESYHWQAVEWILRYIKGTVSYGLLYTKHLSNQEVLISFVDADYATDKYKRRSLSSLVFKFFGNTVSWKSSLQSVVTLSTTEVEYMALTEAFKEVIWLNELAEEFHIFLKDDFVIFCDSQSAVFCQRIRPTMKKPSI; the protein is encoded by the coding sequence ATGAAAGATCTTGGATCTGGAAAGAAAATACTAGGGATAACAATTGATAGAGATAGAGATGTTGGTACTATGAGACTTTCACAAGAAGCATACTGCCATAAGATGCTTAAAATATTTAGAATGAATGAATCTAAATCAGTTACAACACCTCTTGTATCTCATTTTAAGTTATCCCTTGAGCATGCCCCGCAAACCGATGATGAAAGAGATCAAATGCAAGTTGTACCATATGCTAATGTTGTAGGGAATCTCATGTATCTCATGGTCTGTACCATATCTGATTTAGCTCATTGTTTAAGTGTTGTAAGTAGATATATGGCTGATCCAGAGAGCTATCATTGGCAAGCTGTAGAGTGGATTCTCAGATATATTAAAGGAACTGTGTCATATGGACTGCTATATACTAAACACTTAAGTAATCAAGAAGTTCTCATAAGTTTTGTGGATGCAGATTATGCAACTGATAAATACAAGAGAAGGTCTTTGTCCAGTTTAGTTTTCAAGTTCTTTGGGAATACAGTGAGTTGGAAATCATCCTTACAATCAGTGGTTACTTTATCAACCACAGAAGTTGAATACATGGCTCTAACTGAAGCATTTAAAGAAGTTATCTGGTTGAATGAGTTAGCTGAAGAATTTCATATTTTCTTAAAGGatgattttgtgattttttgtGATAGTCAGAGTGCAGTTTTTTGTCAAAGAATTAGACCTACCATGAAAAAACCAAGCATATAG